The following are encoded in a window of Flavobacterium sp. WC2421 genomic DNA:
- a CDS encoding SufE family protein, producing MKIKDIQEEIVDEFSMFDDWMQRYEYIIDLGKNLPLIKDEFKTENNLIKGCQSKVWLQGQQNDDKVVFTADSDAILTKGIIAILIRVFSNQTPADIIAADMGFIDEIGLKEHLSPTRANGLVSMIKNIKMYALAFDAKKG from the coding sequence ATGAAAATTAAAGACATACAAGAAGAGATAGTAGACGAATTTTCCATGTTTGATGACTGGATGCAACGGTACGAATACATCATTGATCTAGGGAAAAACCTACCGTTAATTAAAGACGAGTTCAAAACCGAAAATAATTTGATTAAAGGTTGCCAATCAAAAGTGTGGTTACAGGGACAACAAAATGACGATAAAGTGGTTTTCACTGCTGATAGTGACGCAATCTTAACCAAAGGAATTATTGCCATATTAATTCGAGTTTTTTCAAACCAAACTCCTGCAGATATCATTGCTGCCGATATGGGTTTTATTGACGAAATAGGATTAAAAGAACATTTATCACCTACTAGAGCTAATGGCTTAGTCTCGATGATAAAAAATATTAAAATGTATGCATTGGCATTCGATGCCAAAAAAGGATAA
- a CDS encoding SUF system Fe-S cluster assembly protein, whose product MTQEIDTNELGEAIVKKLKTIYDPEIPVDIYELGLIYDVMVNTDYEVKILMTLTSPNCPVAESLPREVEEKVKSIEHIKDAEVEITFDPPWSKDLMSEEAKLELGML is encoded by the coding sequence ATGACACAAGAAATAGACACTAACGAATTAGGTGAAGCAATCGTAAAAAAATTAAAAACTATTTACGACCCTGAAATTCCAGTTGACATATACGAATTAGGATTAATCTATGACGTAATGGTCAACACTGATTACGAAGTAAAAATTTTAATGACACTTACATCTCCAAACTGCCCTGTTGCAGAAAGTTTACCAAGAGAAGTAGAAGAAAAAGTAAAATCAATTGAGCACATTAAGGATGCCGAGGTTGAAATTACTTTTGATCCACCTTGGAGTAAAGACTTAATGAGCGAAGAAGCAAAATTAGAATTGGGAATGCTATAA
- a CDS encoding GxxExxY protein, with protein sequence MTKTYLKDLIYQVNGCAIEVHKHLGPGLLESVYHSCLKKELTIRDCNFQTELQIPVNYKGLELETGLRCDLLIENCLVVELKAVEKVLPIHEAQILTYMKLLEVPIGLMLNFNVTHLFKEGQKTYVNEKYRYLED encoded by the coding sequence ATGACAAAAACGTACCTAAAAGATTTAATATACCAAGTAAACGGTTGTGCTATAGAAGTTCACAAACATCTTGGGCCAGGTCTTTTGGAAAGTGTTTATCACAGTTGTTTAAAAAAAGAATTGACAATTAGAGACTGTAATTTTCAAACTGAACTACAGATTCCAGTAAATTACAAAGGTTTAGAACTTGAAACAGGATTAAGATGTGATCTATTAATTGAAAATTGTTTGGTTGTTGAACTTAAGGCAGTAGAAAAAGTTTTACCCATCCATGAAGCTCAAATTTTAACCTATATGAAACTTTTAGAAGTTCCTATAGGACTAATGCTCAATTTTAATGTAACACATCTTTTCAAAGAAGGGCAAAAAACATATGTGAATGAAAAATATAGATATCTAGAAGATTAA